The Lycium ferocissimum isolate CSIRO_LF1 unplaced genomic scaffold, AGI_CSIRO_Lferr_CH_V1 ctg122, whole genome shotgun sequence genome contains a region encoding:
- the LOC132041904 gene encoding stamen-specific protein FIL1-like, with amino-acid sequence MNKNKQLSCILKTNHSTLKSKSMAALKSVLSPVLLAILITVVLQSQVIESQGTTCSASLGNLNVCAPFVLPGTSNPSPSTDCCAALQSLDHDCICNTLRVAARLPSQCNLSPISCAGQ; translated from the coding sequence ATGAACAAGAACAAACAACTCAGCTGCATATTAAAGACAAATCATTCAACCCTCAAGTCTAAATCAATGGCTGCCCTGAAATCTGTTCTTTCCCCAGTGCTCTTGGCTATCCTTATAACTGTTGTGCTGCAAAGCCAAGTCATTGAGTCTCAGGGGACAACATGCTCAGCATCACTTGGGAACCTGAACGTGTGCGCGCCATTTGTATTGCCAGGAACGTCGAATCCAAGCCCTAGCACAGACTGTTGTGCTGCCCTACAATCGCTTGATCATGATTGCATTTGCAACACTCTTCGTGTCGCTGCTCGCCTTCCTTCTCAGTGCAACCTTTCTCCCATTTCTTGTGCTGGTCAGTAG
- the LOC132041906 gene encoding probable methyltransferase PMT15: MAGSKPTPYYTPTSKPPPPSYLSSLHLKKPNLYSLIAITFLCSAFYFTGLWQSTNRNTIITTSNIHTTLPCFPSTNNNSTTPKTSSSRTTKKLDFATHHSSITARDNTVKIYPSCDIKYSEYTPCEDPERSLKYERNRLIYRERHCPEKNELLKCRIPAPYGYKNPFKWPVSRDLAWYDNVPHTELTVEKAVQNWIRYEGDKFRFPGGGTMFPNGADAYIDDIGKLINLKDGSIRTAIDTGCGVASWGAYLLSRNIIAMSFAPRDSHEAQVQFALERGVPALIGVIASKRLPYPSRAFDMAHCSRCLIPWGEYDGTYLIEVDRVLRPGGFWILSGPPIRWRRYWKGWARTREDLNAEQNKIEQVAKRLCWKKFVEKDDIAIWQKPYNHMKCTGFRKRVKNPPMCPAQDPDIAWYTKIETCLTPLPEVSSEEEVAGGQLEKWPKRLQAIPPRISRGTVDGVTEEVFQKDSQLWKRRVSYYKSVNNQLGEPGRYRNILDMNAFLGGFAANLINDPAWVMNVVPVEVKVNTLGVIYERGLIGTYQNWCEAMSTYPRTYDLIHADSVFTLYESRCEMEDIILEMDRILRPEGSVIIRDDVDILIRVKRIADGLNWDSQIVDHEDGPLEREKLLFAVKTYWTAPATQGSKTT; the protein is encoded by the exons ATGGCGGGTTCTAAGCCAACCCCATACTATACTCCAACCTCCAAACCCCCACCAccttcttacctttcttctttacaCTTGAAAAAACCCAATCTTTATTCCTTAATTGCCATCACTTTTCTCTGTTCTGCATTTTACTTCACTGGTTTATGGCAAAGCACCAACCGCAACACTatcatcacaacttcaaatatcCATACTACCCTCCCTTGTTTCCCTTCAACAAACAATAATTCCACAACTCCCAAAACTTCATCGTCAAGAACCACAAAAAAACTAGACTTCGCTACTCACCATTCCTCCATTACTGCACGTGATAACACCGTCAAGATTTACCCTTCTTGTGACATAAAATACAGTGAATACACCCCATGTGAAGACCCTGAAAGATCATTGAAATATGAAAGAAACAGGTTAATATACAGAGAAAGACATTGTCCTGAAAAGAATGAACTCTTGAAATGTCGTATACCTGCACCTTATGGTTACAAGAATCCATTTAAATGGCCTGTTAGTAGAGATCTTGCATGGTATGATAACGTGCCACATACAGAATTGACAGTTGAAAAAGCTGTTCAAAATTGGATAAGATATGAAGGTGATAAATTTAGATTTCCTGGTGGTGGAACTATGTTCCCTAATGGTGCTGATgcgtatattgatgatattggcaaGTTGATTAATCTTAAAGATGGGTCCATTAGAACCGCCATTGATACTGGCTGTGGG GTCGCGAGTTGGGGAGCTTATCTTTTGTCAAGAAATATCATAGCCATGTCATTTGCACCTCGGGATTCACATGAAGCACAGGTTCAATTTGCTCTCGAGCGAGGGGTACCTGCTCTAATTGGAGTTATTGCCTCCAAAAGGCTTCCATATCCATCTAGAGCTTTTGACATGGCGCATTGCTCGCGTTGTCTCATTCCGTGGGGTGAGTATGATGGAACGTACTTGATTGAAGTTGATAGAGTCCTGAGACCTGGTGGATTTTGGATCCTCTCTGGCCCTCCGATCCGTTGGAGAAGATATTGGAAAGGCTGGGCAAGGACCAGAGAAGACCTAAATGCtgaacaaaataaaatcgagCAAGTAGCTAAGAGACTATGTTGGAAAAAGTTTGTTGAAAAGGATGATATTGCGATATGGCAGAAGCCATACAATCATATGAAGTGTACAGGATTTCGAAAGAGGGTAAAAAATCCACCAATGTGCCCTGCCCAAGATCCTGATATAGCCTG GTATACAAAGATTGAGACTTGCTTGACTCCTTTACCTGAAGTTTCAAGTGAAGAAGAGGTGGCTGGTGGACAATTGGAAAAGTGGCCTAAAAGATTACAAGCGATACCGCCGAGGATAAGCAGGGGTACTGTAGATGGGGTCACTGAAGAAGTTTTCCAGAAGGATTCACAGCTATGGAAAAGAAGAGTTTCATATTACAAGTCCGTGAATAACCAGCTTGGCGAACCAGGGAGATACAGAAATATCTTAGATATGAATGCATTCCTAGGTGGCTTTGCTGCAAACTTGATCAATGATCCTGCTTGGGTGATGAATGTAGTTCCTGTTGAGGTTAAGGTCAATACACTTGGTGTCATTTATGAACGAGGGCTAATTGGAACGTATCAGAACTG GTGTGAGGCTATGTCAACATACCCAAGAACATATGATCTCATCCATGCTGATTCAGTATTTACTCTCTACGAAAGCAG ATGTGAAATGGAAGATATTATACTAGAAATGGATAGGATATTAAGGCCAGAAGGAAGTGTAATAATCCGAGACGATGTAGATATATTGATCAGAGTGAAGAGGATAGCGGATGGATTGAATTGGGATAGTCAAATTGTTGATCATGAAGACGGGCCATTGGAGAGGGAGAAGCTTTTGTTTGCAGTAAAGACATACTGGACAGCTCCAGCTACTCAAGGATCTAAAACTACTTAA
- the LOC132041901 gene encoding uncharacterized protein LOC132041901 isoform X2, translating to MRKTMGSKMKIEIPLGKGRPTKPTQSAKLSNELGIIARNFLSLPNKWKELTREDKDAALIRCHEKFEIDLDEHYVKDSVEDILKNRSRQWRYKLKQLFESARSEEEAHKIEVPELTRENWNKLCDMWADPEHNKRCDINRANRSKLKTNHFMGSKAFVPARAELAENGVEPDRIEFYKSTHYSTEKGWSSLEAETNYNNLKDLKDIYTSGEPGEPSMTIDQIMDAILGKKSGYIKGLGYGPKPDTTSATQRRTAELEDSLRKTKEEAATAQHDLQKRLNAAEIVVETQQSKIETQQSQIETQQD from the exons ATGAGGAAGACTATGGGAAGCAAGATGAAAATTGAGATTCCACTTGGTAAAGGGAGGCCAACTAAGCCAACTCAATCGGCAAAATTATCCAATGAACTAGGGATAATTGCCAGGAATTTTCTTTCGCTTCCAAACAAGTGGAAGGAACTCACAAGAGAGGACAAAGATGCAGCACTAATTAGGTGCCAC GAGAAGTTTGAAATTGATTTGGACGAGCATTACGTGAAAGATAGTGTTGaggatattttgaaaaatagaaGCCGACAATGGCGTTACAAGTTAAAACAGCTATTTGAAAGTGCACGTTCCGAGGAAGAAGCTCATAAAATTGAAGTGCCAGAGTTGACCCGAGAAAATTGGAATAAGCTTTGTGACATGTGGGCTGATCCAGAGCATAAC AAACGATGCGACATAAACAGGGCCAATCGAAGTAAGCTTAAAACTAATCATTTCATGGGGTCAAAAGCGTTTGTACCTGCTCGTGCTGAACTT gcTGAAAATGGAGTAGAGCCTGACAGAATCGAGTTCTACAAGAGTACTCATTACTCGACTGAAAAAGGATGGTCATCTCTAGAGGCTGAGACTAACTAT AACAACCTGAAAGATTTGAAAGATATATATACTTCGGGAGAGCCGGGAGAGCCTTCCATGACTATTGATCAAATTATGGATGCTATACTTGGTAAAAAATCGGGGTACATAAAAGGTCTCGGTTATGGTCCGAAACCTGATACTACAAGTGCCACACAAAGAAGAACGGCAGAGTTAGAAGACTCCCTTAGAAAGACGAAAGAGGAAGCTGCTACTGCCCAACATGATTTACAGAAACGATTAAATGCAGCTGAAATTGTGGTAGAAACCCAGCAGTCCAAGATAGAAACCCAGCAGTCCCAGATAGAAACTCAGCAGGACTAG
- the LOC132041901 gene encoding uncharacterized protein LOC132041901 isoform X1 — MAPGGHIFKQTTLTGKTIRATQSPDESNNVTPPVNTDDSTKIRNGRGKTRGKGLERMRKTMGSKMKIEIPLGKGRPTKPTQSAKLSNELGIIARNFLSLPNKWKELTREDKDAALIRCHEKFEIDLDEHYVKDSVEDILKNRSRQWRYKLKQLFESARSEEEAHKIEVPELTRENWNKLCDMWADPEHNKRCDINRANRSKLKTNHFMGSKAFVPARAELAENGVEPDRIEFYKSTHYSTEKGWSSLEAETNYNNLKDLKDIYTSGEPGEPSMTIDQIMDAILGKKSGYIKGLGYGPKPDTTSATQRRTAELEDSLRKTKEEAATAQHDLQKRLNAAEIVVETQQSKIETQQSQIETQQD; from the exons ATGGCACCAGGAGGACATATCTTCAAACAAACTACACTTACAGGGAAAACTATTCGAGCTACTCAATCGCCGGATGAATCAAATAATGTTACTCCCCCTGTTAATACAG ATGATTCCACTAAGATCAGGAATGGTCGTGGCAAGACTAGAGGGAAAGGTCTTGAAAGGATGAGGAAGACTATGGGAAGCAAGATGAAAATTGAGATTCCACTTGGTAAAGGGAGGCCAACTAAGCCAACTCAATCGGCAAAATTATCCAATGAACTAGGGATAATTGCCAGGAATTTTCTTTCGCTTCCAAACAAGTGGAAGGAACTCACAAGAGAGGACAAAGATGCAGCACTAATTAGGTGCCAC GAGAAGTTTGAAATTGATTTGGACGAGCATTACGTGAAAGATAGTGTTGaggatattttgaaaaatagaaGCCGACAATGGCGTTACAAGTTAAAACAGCTATTTGAAAGTGCACGTTCCGAGGAAGAAGCTCATAAAATTGAAGTGCCAGAGTTGACCCGAGAAAATTGGAATAAGCTTTGTGACATGTGGGCTGATCCAGAGCATAAC AAACGATGCGACATAAACAGGGCCAATCGAAGTAAGCTTAAAACTAATCATTTCATGGGGTCAAAAGCGTTTGTACCTGCTCGTGCTGAACTT gcTGAAAATGGAGTAGAGCCTGACAGAATCGAGTTCTACAAGAGTACTCATTACTCGACTGAAAAAGGATGGTCATCTCTAGAGGCTGAGACTAACTAT AACAACCTGAAAGATTTGAAAGATATATATACTTCGGGAGAGCCGGGAGAGCCTTCCATGACTATTGATCAAATTATGGATGCTATACTTGGTAAAAAATCGGGGTACATAAAAGGTCTCGGTTATGGTCCGAAACCTGATACTACAAGTGCCACACAAAGAAGAACGGCAGAGTTAGAAGACTCCCTTAGAAAGACGAAAGAGGAAGCTGCTACTGCCCAACATGATTTACAGAAACGATTAAATGCAGCTGAAATTGTGGTAGAAACCCAGCAGTCCAAGATAGAAACCCAGCAGTCCCAGATAGAAACTCAGCAGGACTAG
- the LOC132041897 gene encoding uncharacterized protein LOC132041897 — translation MIEEKFKGLQLRPLIAEDGNNFPNMDYKVKLATDINKIDEYYADKPVQRMYYYPCPTPQDVLVEEHEHIITNSYSGKEIYEWNIDGYSERQIYCWWDNYLTPEQRATILNSVKQEGTEQEPVLVYTIVYSLVLNIVEHFSGRWFDNNETIRTMLQNLRCKTLTSLRWYKDVFLCRVMELPECNDSLWKSKFIDGLPAFLQKELEKLLGKGKLASTMIAILMNCKVKEKIKGLDSDDDLKESLYKILLNSKPEDSGIESDKSEDSSSDEDLRVLENENYTSTCSDEECAPCQMGRPCTSKGNREEDEFYNLFSQFQETNINVLDGNNLVDLLKLIKDPELRSQIIDKVNEAPNKSEIQTGARIQESTGPYTMTEVKRLLQERRNIISTSATTQDLEKEIDNLKKEISILKRHNVILDERISRIEGRGK, via the exons ATGattgaagaaaaattcaaaGGTTTACAACTTCGTCCTTTAATAGCAGAGGATGGTAATAATTTTCCTAATATGGATTACAAGGTCAAATTAGCAACAGATATCAataaaattgatgaatattatgCTGATAAACCTGTACAGAGGATGTACTACTATCCTTGCCCTACTCCCCAAGATGTTCTAGTTGAAGAACATGAGCATATAATTACGAACAGTTATAGTGGTAAAGAAATCTATGAATGGAACATAGATGGTTATAGTGAAAGACAGATTTATT GCTGGTGGGATAATTATTTAACCCCAGAACAGCGTGCTACCATCTTGAATTCTGTAAAACAAGAAGGAACTGAACAAGAACCAGTTTTGGTTTATACTATTGTCTATTCATTAGTGCTCAATATTGTAGAACATTTTTCTGGAAGATGGTTTGATAATAATGAAACCATTAGAACCATGCTTCAGAATTTAAGATGCAAAACCCTCACCTCATTAAGGTGGTATAAGGATGTATTCCTTTGTCGGGTTATGGAATTACCCGAGTGTAATGACTCTCTTTGGAAATCCAAATTTATAGATGGATTACCCGCCTTTTTGCAGAAAGAGTTAGAAAAGCTCTTAGGAAAGGGGAAGCTAGCATCAACTATGATAGCTATACTTATG AATTGTAAAGTCAAGGAGAAGATTAAGGGCCTTGATAGTGATGATGACCTAAAAGAATCGTTatacaaaattttattaaattcaaAACCAGAAGATTCTGGTATTGAGTCTGACAAATCAGAGGACTCTTCATCAGATGAAGATCTTAGAGTTCTTGAAAATGAGAATTATACCTCTACCTGTTCAGATGAAGAATGTGCACCATGTCAAATGGGACGGCCCTGTACTAGCAAGGGTAATAGAGAAGAAGATGAGTTTTATAATCTCTTTTCTCAATTCCAAGagaccaatatcaatgttttagATGGTAATAACCTAGTGGATTTGTTAAAACTTATTAAAGATCCAGAGCTTAGGTCCCAAATTATTGATAAGGTGAATGAAGCACCTAACAAATCAGAAATTCAGACTGGTGCTCGAATACAGGAATCAACAGGTCCTTATACCATGACAGAAGTTAAAAGACTTCTTCAAGAAAGGAGAAATATTATAAGTACTTCAGCCACTACTCAGGATTTAGAAAAAGAGATTGATAATCTCAAAAAGGAGATATCTATCCTCAAAAGGCATAATGTTATTCTAGATGAAAGAATTTCTAGAATTGAGGGCAGAGGAAAATAG